A single genomic interval of Deltaproteobacteria bacterium harbors:
- a CDS encoding polyhydroxyalkanoate synthesis regulator DNA-binding domain-containing protein, translating into MTPINKSAKIIKRYQNRKLYDTQDSCYVTLEDIRDMIKQGDDIQIIDNASKEDLTSVTFAQIIFEEEKKQKGILPLNTFRQIIVSGGEALKEFVQKSWEGGVREIQQVRTFVDKQIKPTVETFQNIPTVANEIRNLKDKINHLEKKLKDYEKNKV; encoded by the coding sequence ACACCCATTAACAAATCGGCCAAGATCATTAAACGTTATCAAAACCGGAAGCTCTACGACACGCAAGATAGCTGTTATGTGACTTTGGAGGATATTCGAGACATGATCAAACAGGGGGACGATATTCAGATTATCGATAACGCTTCCAAGGAAGATTTAACCTCCGTCACCTTCGCACAAATCATTTTTGAGGAAGAAAAAAAGCAAAAAGGAATTTTGCCTCTCAACACTTTCAGACAAATTATTGTGAGCGGCGGTGAAGCTCTCAAGGAGTTTGTGCAAAAATCGTGGGAGGGTGGTGTGCGCGAAATCCAACAGGTTCGCACCTTTGTGGACAAACAGATCAAACCAACCGTCGAAACATTTCAGAATATTCCAACGGTTGCGAACGAGATTCGCAATCTCAAAGATAAGATCAATCATCTTGAGAAAAAACTTAAGGACTACGAAAAAAACAAAGTGTGA
- a CDS encoding ArsA family ATPase, with the protein MKLLFVTGKGGVGKSTVTAALATFLASLKYKVGVVELGESRMSDFFNLPPIDYEGVSFNPHITLFKLSAAASFKEYAGQHLPKHLLGLLQNKWTHSFIDATPGLNEILLLGKIHSLATRSDFDFILIDAPATGHAISLCDAPRIAYAALQHGPLKSTVGEIWDLLHDSKQTHFLIVTQLEPSIVQETFELYTHLTQVLQLSVKGLIVNGLLPEESVFTEKIPNSVPSDMKGIVDLVKILQDKFKRQKKILENFSKTFPLSLTTLFWNGITTQEFHLRQTIGLELKQWVLKNYSIKRN; encoded by the coding sequence ATGAAACTCCTTTTCGTCACAGGTAAAGGGGGAGTCGGGAAAAGCACCGTCACCGCGGCTCTGGCAACTTTTCTTGCCTCTCTGAAATATAAAGTCGGTGTTGTGGAGCTCGGCGAATCGCGCATGTCCGACTTTTTCAATCTCCCGCCCATCGATTATGAAGGCGTCAGTTTTAATCCCCACATTACACTTTTTAAACTCTCCGCCGCCGCTTCTTTTAAAGAATATGCGGGCCAACATTTACCCAAACATTTATTGGGTTTGTTGCAAAACAAATGGACCCACTCTTTTATCGATGCGACTCCCGGTTTGAATGAAATTCTTCTGCTGGGCAAAATTCATTCACTTGCGACCAGAAGCGATTTTGATTTTATTTTGATTGATGCGCCGGCAACAGGCCATGCCATCTCACTTTGCGATGCTCCGCGCATTGCTTACGCCGCTCTACAACATGGACCTTTAAAATCAACGGTGGGCGAGATATGGGATCTTCTGCATGATTCAAAACAAACCCATTTTCTGATCGTTACTCAATTGGAACCGAGTATTGTGCAGGAGACATTCGAGCTCTACACCCATCTTACGCAAGTTTTGCAGTTGTCTGTGAAAGGATTGATCGTGAATGGTCTCCTGCCGGAAGAATCCGTTTTTACAGAAAAAATCCCCAACTCGGTGCCGTCGGACATGAAAGGGATTGTTGATCTTGTAAAAATTTTGCAAGACAAATTCAAACGGCAAAAAAAGATTTTGGAAAATTTTTCAAAAACATTTCCTCTTTCTTTAACCACTCTTTTTTGGAACGGAATTACAACACAAGAGTTTCATTTGCGTCAAACAATTGGATTGGAACTAAAGCAATGGGTCTTGAAAAATTACTCAATAAAAAGAAACTGA